Part of the Engystomops pustulosus chromosome 4, aEngPut4.maternal, whole genome shotgun sequence genome is shown below.
ACCAGTTTGGGGGAGGCCACCCGGATGGCTATGCCCATGTCCGCCAGTTTATCCAGGACGTCTTGGAAGTCCAGGTTGCGTCTGGATTTGGCTCTGGACAGCGCCCGACCCTGCGGGACAGAACCAGGAGGTCAGGGAGGTCGGGGTCCCCCCTTCTTCTCCCCATGGGGGGGCCATGAGATGCTACTCACCGCTCCGTGACAGGTGGTCCCAAACGTCTCGGTCATTCCTTGCTCGGTGCCGGTCAGGACGTAGCTGCAGGTGCCCATGGTGCCGCCAATCAGGACCGGCTGCCCGGTCAGCTGCAGGGGGAGAGCACAGGGTATAGTCCTCGCCTTAAAGGGGCGGTCACAACATGACATGTAGCATCAGGGCATTACTGTTGGGACTGCCAGAAGAGCACTTCCAATGCAGCCTCCaagcttgactcatctcagataaatatgactcttctctgactTTGTAGGAGATTTTTGACAGGTAAACGGGTGATATTTCACACGAAagggaattccagaaaggacatttcatcccctacccgaGGGGGCTGGGAGTTAAAGGAGGTAAAATGTGGCGACAGGATCCCTTTCAGGTTACTGGAATAACACCTTTAAGCTTCAGGTGGAGTGACAAGTAGCAGTAGGTTATGAGTAATAGAGGGGCGGTCCTTAGCGTGGGTAACCCCCAGGTCTGACCCCGAATTGTACGGAGTCATCagcacttaaagggggtttccaggaatCCTGAGGTCAATGACCGGTCATAGAGGGTCACATGTTTTGGAGAGGTCACTGACCGGTCATAGTGGGTCACATGCTTTGGAGAGGTCACTGACCGGTCATAGTGGGTCACGTGCTTTGGAGAGGTCACTGACCTGTCATAGTGGGTCACATGCTTTGGAGAGGTCACTGACCGGTCATAGTGGGACACGTGCTATGGAGAGGTCACTGACCGGTCATAGTGGGTCACGTGCTTTGGAGAGGTCACTGACCGGTCATAGTGGGTCACGTGCTATGGAGAGGTCACTGACCGGTCATAGTGGGTCACGTGCTTTGGAGAGGTCACTGACCGGTCATAGTGGGTCACGTGCTATGGAGAGGTCACTGACCGGTCATAGTGGGTCACGTGCTATGGAGAGGTCACTGACCGGTCATATTGGGTCACGTGCTTTGGAGAGGTCACTGACCGGTCATAGGGGGTCACATGTTTTGGAGAGGTCACTGACCGGTCATAGGGGGTCACATGTTTTGGAGAGGTCACTGACCGGTCATAGTGGGTCACGTGTTTTGGAGAGGTCACTGACCGGTCATAGTGGGTCACATGCTTTGGAGAGGTCACTGACCGGTCATAGTGGGTCACGTGTTTTGAAGAGGTCACTGACCGGTCATAGTGGGTCACGTGCTTTGGAGAGGTCACTGACCGGTCATAGTGGGTCACGTGCTTTGGAGAGGTCAATGACCGGTCATAGTGGGTCACGTGCTTTGGAGAGGTCACTGACCGGTCATAGTGGGTCACATGCTTTGGAGAGGTCACTGACCAGTCATAGTGGGTCACGTGCTTTGGAGAGGTCACTGACCAGTCATAGTGGGTCACATGCTTTGGAGAGGTCACTGACCGGTCATAGTGGGTCACATGCTTTGGAGAGGTCACTGACCGGTCATAGTGGGTCACGTGCTTTGGAGAGGTCACTGACCGGTCATAGTGGGTCACGTGCTTTGGAGAGGTCATTGACCGGTCATAGTGGGTCACGTGCTTTGGAGAGGTCACTGACCGGTCATAGTGGGTCACGTGCTTTGGAGAGGTCACTGACCAGTCATAGTGGGTCACGTGCTTTGGAGAGGTCACTGACCAGTCATAGTGGGTCACATGCTTTGGAGAGGTCACTGACCGGTCATAGTGGGTCACATGCTTTGGAGAGGTCACTGACCGGTCATAGTGGGTCACATGCTTTGGAGAGGTCACTGACCGGTCATAGAGGGTCACATGCTTTGGAGAGGTCACTGATCGGTCATAGTGGGTCACATGCTTTGGAGAGGTCACTGACCGGTCATATTGGGTCACATGTTTTGGAGAGGTCACTGACTGGTCATAGAGGGTCACATACTTTGGAGAGGTCACTGGCCGGTCATAGTGGGTCACATGCTTTGGAGAAGTCACTGACCGGTCATATTGGGTCACATGTTTTGGAGAGGTCACTGACTGGTCAAAGTGGGTCACATGCTTTGGAGAGGTCACTGGCCGGTCATAGTGGGTCACATGCTTTGGAGAGGTCACTGGCCGGTCATATTGGGTCACATGCTTTGGAGAAGTCACTGGCCGGTCATAGTGGGTCACATGCTATGGAGAGGTCAGTGATTGGTCATATTGGGTCACATGCTTTGGAGAGGTCACTGACCGGTCATAGTGGGTCACATGCTTTGGAGAGGTCACTGACCGGTCATATTGGGTCACATGCTTTGGAGAGGTCACTGATCGGTCATAGTGGGTCACATGCTTTGGAGAGGTCACTGGCCGGTCATAGTGGGTCACGTGCTATGGAGGTCACTGATCGGTCATATTGGGTCACATGACCCCCTGGCTCACCTGGTAGTCCACAGCGATGAGTGGGTGATGAGGGGGGAAGGCGCGTGTGGaccccttcctgtggaccagcagGGTCTTCTCCTTGCCGTCCACCACGTGCTGCTCCACCTTGGCGATGTTGTGGGACACGTCGTAGATGACGTGCATGTCCAGGTCGTCCGGGGTCGTGTTGAAGACTTTGGCGAAGGCCTGCGGGATCGGGATGTGAGCGGCCGGACCGGATTACTAAGCCCCTCCGCCCCGCTCTCTAGCCCTGCCTACCTGTCTGGTGAGGAAGGTCATGGAGGAGCGGTTGACCCAGGCGTAGTTCCCGGCGGCGGCCATGCCCTTCAGGTAGTCCTGGCCCTCGGGGGAGGAGATCCTGGCGCAGGCTAGCTGCCGGTCGTTCACCGTGATCTTATCCCTCTTCATGGCTTTCTCCATGGCCACCAGAGCGTCTGCAAGGAAGGAGAAGCGTAAGCGGCTGATAACTGGGAGCAATAGCTCGCAGGGCGGCTGTAGCTACCTGTCGCCACCTGGTGGCCCAGGCCCCGGCTGCCGCTGTGGATCATCACGCACACCTGCCCCTTGTGGTCGATGCCCATCTTCTTGGCCGCGTATTCGTCGTAAATCTCGTCCACCACCTGGATCTCGGCGTAGTGGTTCCCCGCACCCAGGGTGCCGAGCTGCAGAGGGAAAGCGGACGATTTATGAatcatgctccagtcacatccaaagctgcaaccAGAACGGGTAACACAGCTTTAGATGTGAGTGAAGCAGGTGACCCCCGGGCTGGATGTGAATTTGGAACAGTCCAAGGTTTAACACATGTGGACTGCACCAATAGCAGAGTGAGAGGAGGGGTGTACCTGCGGCAGCCCCCGCTTCTTGGCCTTGGAGGACACCTTGCTGGGGTCGGCCTGCAGCATCCGCCCGTACTCCTCGCAGTGCTCCTTGTCTTCTGCCCAAGCATAGCCCTCCCGGAGCGACCAGTCCACCCCCATCTCCAGGGCTTCCTCCAAGTCCCTAAATGAGGAGGACGTATAGATTAGAAGActgatacacagagcacagcagtgtgaggacacgcccccagtacaatcctgcaatatacatccacatatcacagtcctgctgctactaataacatacacaaaggtctgattacacatctctccagggacaatacataacactggctgcagagagcacagaacacagcagtgtgaggtctgattacacatctctccagggacagtacataacactggctgcagagagcacagagcacagcagtgtgaggtctgattacacatctctccagggacaatacataacactggctgcagagagcacagagcacagcagtgtgaggtctgattacacatctctccagggacaatacataacactggctgcagagagcacagagcacagcagtgtgaggtctgattacacatctctccagggacaatacatagcactggctgcagagagcacagagcacagcagtgtgaggtgtgattacacatctctccagggacaatacataacactggctgcagagagcacagagcacagcagtgtgaggtgtgattacacatctctccagggacaatacataacactggctgcagagagcacagcagtgtgaggtctgattacacatctctccagggacaatacataacactggctgtagagagcacagagcacagc
Proteins encoded:
- the RTCB gene encoding RNA-splicing ligase RtcB homolog gives rise to the protein MSRSYNDELQYLDKIHKNCWRIRKGFVPNMQVEGVFYVNDPLEKLMFEELRNACRGGAAGGFLPAMKQIGNVAALPGIVHRSIGLPDVHSGYGFAIGNMAAFDMDNPDAVVSPGGVGFDINCGVRLLRTNMDEGDVQPVKEQLAQSMFDHIPVGVGSKGVIPMSSKDLEEALEMGVDWSLREGYAWAEDKEHCEEYGRMLQADPSKVSSKAKKRGLPQLGTLGAGNHYAEIQVVDEIYDEYAAKKMGIDHKGQVCVMIHSGSRGLGHQVATDALVAMEKAMKRDKITVNDRQLACARISSPEGQDYLKGMAAAGNYAWVNRSSMTFLTRQAFAKVFNTTPDDLDMHVIYDVSHNIAKVEQHVVDGKEKTLLVHRKGSTRAFPPHHPLIAVDYQLTGQPVLIGGTMGTCSYVLTGTEQGMTETFGTTCHGAGRALSRAKSRRNLDFQDVLDKLADMGIAIRVASPKLVMEEAPESYKNVTDVVNTCHDAGISKKAIKLRPIAVIKG